One Saccharomyces mikatae IFO 1815 strain IFO1815 genome assembly, chromosome: 16 genomic region harbors:
- the SMI1 gene encoding Smi1p (similar to Saccharomyces cerevisiae SMI1 (YGR229C); ancestral locus Anc_5.100), with protein MDLFKRKVKEWVYSLSTDDHYAEYNPDEAPTFNMGKRLNSNNGQVNPSQMHLNSVDEEMSVGFQNGVPSNDDINIDEFTYTDSNDGVSETLLAWRHIEFWTSEHNPDLNATLSDPCTQNDITHAEEDLEVSFPNPVKASFKIHDGQEDLESMTGTSGLFYGFQLMKLDQVVAMAQAWRNVAKNLNKRSQQGLSHVTSTGSSSSMERLNGNKFKLPNIPDQKSIPPNAVQPVYAHPAWLPLITDNAGNHIGVDLAPGPNGKYAQIITFGRDFDTKFVVADNWGEFLLSFANDLEAGNWYLVDDSDDYFSGDGELVFRDKKSNGPIQDYFEVLKRRTWVKYQESLKAQKQKSQSEPSSQQQKSVPAVQKEAATPTNDQPSILNEESIDGEDIDGVDAQPVQDHESVKVVKNKSSGVEVEAKATNTEESNQPNHEVRIDGEDSKQNKDEEKAEKESKVDLREHVENEHAEKSKENADDINNKEEEKEEEKEKEEEVTKESRNEKGSDDAKVDEAREEFENIAL; from the coding sequence ATGGATctattcaaaagaaaagtaaaggAATGGGTGTACTCTCTCAGTACTGACGATCATTATGCAGAGTATAACCCCGATGAAGCCCCCACATTTAACATGGGTAAACGTTTAAACAGTAATAATGGACAAGTCAATCCTTCTCAAATGCATCTAAATAGTGTAGACGAAGAAATGAGCGTGGGATTCCAAAACGGCGTGCCATCTAATGACGATATAAACATTGACGAATTTACCTACACAGATTCGAACGATGGTGTCTCTGAAACTCTTTTAGCTTGGAGACACATCGAGTTTTGGACGAGTGAACATAATCCAGATCTAAACGCGACTTTGAGTGACCCTTGCACCCAAAACGATATCACTCACGCAGAGGAAGATTTGGAAGTTAGCTTTCCTAACCCAGTGAAGGCTTCCTTTAAAATCCATGATGGGCAAGAGGACTTGGAATCGATGACCGGCACTTCAGGCTTGTTTTATGGCTTTCAGCTAATGAAATTAGATCAAGTCGTGGCCATGGCGCAGGCCTGGAGAAATGTTGCAAAGAATCTTAATAAAAGATCCCAACAAGGTTTATCACATGTTACATCTACCggctcttcttcatcgatGGAAAGATTGAATGGTAACAAATTCAAGCTTCCAAATATCCCCGATCAAAAATCTATTCCTCCAAATGCTGTACAACCAGTATATGCACATCCCGCTTGGCTTCCGTTAATAACAGACAATGCCGGTAACCATATCGGTGTAGATTTGGCACCTGGTCCAAACGGGAAGTATGCTCAAATTATAACATTTGGTAGAGACTTTGATACGAAGTTTGTTGTCGCTGACAATTGGGGTGAATTCTTATTATCGTTTGCTAACGATTTAGAAGCTGGTAATTGGTACTTGGTAGATGACAGTGATGACTACTTCAGCGGTGATGGTGAATTGGTCTTTAGAGATAAAAAATCCAATGGACCCATACAGGATTACTTTgaagttttgaaaagaagaacgtGGGTTAAATATCAAGAAAGTCTAAAAGcacaaaaacaaaaatctcAATCTGAACCGTCTTCGCAACAACAGAAATCCGTTCCTGCCGTGCAAAAGGAAGCAGCAACACCAACAAATGACCAGCCCTCTATTCTCAACGAAGAATCCATAGATGGTGAAGATATTGATGGCGTAGATGCACAGCCTGTTCAGGATCATGAATCTGTGAAAGTTGTCAAAAATAAATCTAGTGGGGTTGAAGTGGAAGCTAAAGCTACAAATACAGAGGAATCTAACCAACCAAATCATGAAGTCAGAATTGACGGTGAGGACAGTAAACAGAATaaagacgaagaaaaagcagaAAAGGAGTCAAAGGTGGATTTGAGAGAACATGTTGAAAATGAGCATGCTGAGAAATCGAAGGAAAACGCTGATGACATAAataacaaagaagaagaaaaagaagaagaaaaagaaaaagaagaagaagtaacCAAAGAAAgcagaaatgaaaaaggaagCGATGATGCTAAAGTGGATGAAGCAAgagaagaatttgaaaatatagCCTTATGA
- the DIE2 gene encoding dolichyl-P-Glc:Glc(2)Man(9)GlcNAc(2)-PP-dolichol alpha-1,2- glucosyltransferase (similar to Saccharomyces cerevisiae DIE2 (YGR227W); ancestral locus Anc_5.101), with protein MDAKEYIDNDNNDVLEEEPAIQLIAPGIARNLTQEIISGIFCNVVIYPLLLLYFVLTFHYVTTKVVPYEFIDERFHVGQTLTYLKGSWTQWDPKITTPPGIYILGLINYYCIKPIVRSWSTLTILRLVNLLGGVIIFPIVVLRPIFLFNALGFWPVSLMSFPLMTTYYYLFYTDVWSTILILQSLNCVLTLPFGPVKSIWLSAFFAGVSCLFRQTNIIWTGFIMVLAVERPAILQKQFNTHAFNNYLKLFIHSIDNFSHLVLPYMMNFVIFLIYLVWNRSITLGDKSSHSAGLHIVQIFYCFTFITVFSMPIWISRNFLKLYKIRIKAKPVRTFFEFISIMLIIRYFTKVHPFLLADNRHYTFYLFRRLIDNDSRLIKYFLMTSIYHFSIFTYLEVMRPNQLTFHPITPLSIKESVHLPIQLTHISWTALIICTMITIVPSPLFEPRYYILPYFFWRIFITCSCEPLIQNLEPAKEGENPITISSTKRLFMEFLWFMLFNIVTLVIFTKISFPWATELYLQRIIW; from the coding sequence ATGGATGCAAAAGAATACATCGATAACGACAACAATGACGtattggaagaagaaccaGCGATTCAATTGATTGCTCCAGGCATAGCGAGAAACTTAACACAAGAAATAATTAGCGGTATCTTTTGCAATGTAGTTATATATCCACTACTTCTActatattttgttttaacTTTCCATTACGTGACTACAAAGGTTGTACCTTATGAATTCATAGATGAAAGGTTTCATGTTGGTCAGACCTTGACCTATTTAAAAGGTAGCTGGACTCAATGGGACCCTAAAATAACGACCCCTCCTGGAATCTATATTTTGGGCTTGATAAATTATTACTGTATAAAGCCCATTGTTCGGTCATGGAGCACACTGACTATATTAAGATTGGTTAACCTACTTGGTGGAGTCATAATCTTCCCCATCGTAGTGCTCAGgccaatatttcttttcaatgcaTTAGGGTTTTGGCCCGTTTCATTAATGAGCTTCCCGTTAATGACAACCTATTATTACTTATTTTACACCGATGTATGGTCTACAATCTTGATATTACAATCTCTCAATTGTGTGTTGACATTGCCATTTGGCCCGGTAAAGAGTATATGGTTGAGTGCTTTTTTTGCTGGTGTAAGCTGCCTTTTCAGACAAACGAATATCATTTGGACGGGATTTATCATGGTCCTTGCTGTTGAACGCCCGGCTATTTTACAAAAGCAATTCAATACACACGCCTTTAATAACTATTTGAAATTGTTCATCCATTCAATTGACAATTTTTCCCACCTTGTCCTACCTtatatgatgaattttgTTATATTTCTCATTTACTTGGTTTGGAATAGATCCATAACATTAGGTGATAAGTCAAGTCACTCAGCTGGCTTGCATATAGtacaaatattttattgtttcaCATTTATCACTGTTTTCAGTATGCCCATATGGATATCTcgtaattttttgaagttgtacaaaataagaataaaagcGAAGCCAGtaagaactttttttgagtttatTAGCATCATGCTGATAATTAGATACTTTACAAAAGTTCATCCATTTTTGTTAGCGGATAATAGACATTACACGTTCTATCTTTTCAGAAGATTGATTGACAATGATAGTAGACTAATCAAGTACTTTCTTATGACCTCAATCTACCATTTCTCTATTTTTACATATCTCGAAGTGATGAGACCCAACCAGCTCACTTTTCATCCTATCACTCCACTTTCGATCAAAGAATCTGTACATTTACCTATTCAACTGACACATATATCATGGACGGCCTTAATTATATGTACCATGATCACTATTGTTCCATCCCCCTTATTTGAGCCTCGCTATTATATATTGCCctatttcttttggagAATATTCATTACCTGCAGCTGCGAACCCTTAATACAGAATTTAGAGCCTGCCAAGGAAGGCGAAAACCCCATAACTATAAGCAGTACGAAGAGACTGTTTATGGAATTTTTATGGTTTATGCTCTTCAATATTGTGACTTTAGTTATTTTTACGAAGATCTCATTCCCATGGGCTACCGAGCTTTATTTACAAAGAATCATATGGTGA
- the AMA1 gene encoding Ama1p (similar to Saccharomyces cerevisiae AMA1 (YGR225W); ancestral locus Anc_5.104), translating to MATPHQNYRYNSRNSSKNTNSSGNSTDVDRFIPKSVSRNAYKSIPMLNGFDISYSELREKSPSPERLSSPEFFNELRNTGHYESISATNEYSISSISSSSESQTTRSESARASRKDYLKLTKEQKNHRKNIAHSLGFQLPDRVFTFESTTTETQEKNQIIKNSLAPGSCSGLQTTFDFSTLSPDVARYYIANSNARSASPQRNVQRPVKRVKSHIPYRVLDAPCLRNDFYSNLISWSRTTNNVLVGLGCSVYIWSEKEGAVSILDHQYLSEKRDLVTCVSFCPYNTYFIVGTKFGRILLYDQKEFFHSTKTDEKEPVFVFQTESFKGICCLEWFKPGDVCKFYIGEENGSVTLFEIKNLRFPAKKWSKRQKFQEDNLIGLKLHSTYQAQAQQVCGISLNEHSNLLAVGGNDNSCSLWDISDLDKPIKKFVLPHKAAVKAIAFCPWSKSLLATGGGSKDRCIKFWHTATGTLLDEIYTSGQVTSLIWSLRHKQIVATFGFGDTRNPVLITLYSYPKLSKLLEVRSPSPLRVLSAVISPSSMAICVATNDETIRFYELWNDKEEIINEIQESGIYGSNIIEYMEGIETTHNKRIR from the exons GGAATGCTTATAAGTCTATTCCTATGTTGAACGGGTTTGATATAAGCTACTCAGAGCTTCGTGAGAAATCCCCTTCACCTGAGCGGCTATCCTCCCCTGAATTCTTCAACGAACTGCGAAACACAGGCCACTATGAATCAATCAGTGCAACAAATGAATATTCCATATCAAGTATATCTAGCTCTTCTGAAAGTCAGACTACCAGGAGTGAAAGTGCAAGAgcttcaagaaaagattattTGAAGTTAActaaagaacaaaagaaccatagaaaaaatatcgCACATTCTCTTGGTTTTCAATTGCCTGACCGTGTTTTTACTTTTGAGTCAACAACTACTGAAactcaagaaaagaatcaaattattaaaaataGCTTAGCACCAGGAAGTTGTTCTGGATTACAGACAACTTTTGACTTTAGTACACTTTCACCTGATGTCGCGCGTTACTATATTGCTAATTCAAACGCAAGATCGGCTTCGCCGCAAAGAAACGTGCAAAGACCTGTTAAACGAGTCAAGTCGCATATTCCTTACCGTGTGTTGGATGCACCTTGCCTGAGAAACGACTTTTATTCAAACTTAATATCATGGTCAAGAACAACAAACAACGTTCTAGTTGGGTTGGGCTGCTCAGTATATATATGGTCAGAGAAAGAAGGAGCAGTATCTATATTGGATCATCAATATTTGAGTGAAAAGAGAGATTTGGTGACATGTGTTTCATTTTGTCCCTATAATACTTATTTTATTGTTGGTACAAAGTTTGGTcgtattcttctttatgaCCAAAAGGAGTTTTTTCATTCTACCAAAACAGACGAAAAGGAACCGGTATTTGTATTTCAAACAGAATCATTCAAAGGAATATGTTGTCTAGAATGGTTCAAGCCAGGCGACGTTTGTAAGTTTTATattggagaagaaaatggcaGCGTAACCCTTTTTGAAATTAAGAATTTACGTTTCCCAGCCAAAAAGTGGAgtaaaagacaaaaattcCAAGAAGACAATTTAATTGGATTGAAGCTTCATTCGACATATCAAGCCCAAGCCCAACAAGTTTGTG GAATTTCACTAAACGAACATTCCAACCTACTTGCAGTGGGTGGTAACGATAATTCTTGTAGTTTGTGGGATATTTCCGACTTGGATAAACCTATAAAAAAGTTTGTTCTTCCACATAAAGCGGCAGTGAAGGCTATTGCCTTTTGTCCCTGGTCGAAATCTTTGTTGGCCACTGGCGGTGGAAGTAAAGACAGATGTATCAAGTTTTGGCATACGGCAACTGGTACATTGTTGGATGAGATCTATACTTCAGGACAGGTCACCTCGTTAATATGGTCGTTAAGACATAAACAGATTGTTGCTACTTTCGGGTTCGGTGACACTAGAAATCCAGTATTAATAACACTCTATTCATATCCAAAATTATCTAAACTACTTGAGGTCAGATCACCAAGCCCCTTACGTGTACTGAGTGCGGTGATCTCTCCAAGTTCTATGGCAATTTGCGTTGCTACAAATGACGAAACAATTAGATTCTATGAATTATGGAATGACAAGGAAGAAATTATAAATGAGATACAAGAAAGTGGGATATATGGGTCTAATATCATAGAGTATATGGAGGGAATTGAAACAACACATAACAAAAGGATAAGATAA